The Alosa alosa isolate M-15738 ecotype Scorff River chromosome 17, AALO_Geno_1.1, whole genome shotgun sequence genomic sequence GTTTACAGTAAACAAGGTTTCATGAGTTAAACAGTTTCTCAGAGCACCGCTATATGTTctacaagtttgtgtgtgttccacagTGATGCACTTATATGTGTCCACATGTATTCTGCATTTCAATATATTTCTACCTATATGAAAATAAAGGTAGGAAATAAAAACCCCATGTATATACTGTGCAGGCATGCAAACTCCTCACATTTTGGCGAAATTCGCCTTTTTCAATCCAGAATGAGTGACTTCCGTGGTTTgtgcagatccgatgagaattttttttttttttttttttttttgttttggggcGTTGCTGATTTTTATATTGTACAAACACCTGTTTTGAAACGGTGTGCCCTCCACGACACACCTAACTCCTCTCCCACCTCCCCCAACATTattcaattgtatgcaccatattgctgtGTAGCAAAGTAATGTTATACACTATTTGAAAGCTTGGACACTTGGAAATTCATACATGACAACCTTTTtaatgtacaatctgtatagtgctttacattgtcagattaatcttactatgtctcaattaaattgtaTCAAAAaggccctcctccccctcctcctttgGTGCTACCCTACCTTCTATCcattgttttatccaatattagttgtgcagatgtatagtccatcacccccacacccattgaaccaacaaagaaaatgcaaaaatagacttttgtgtaattattccatatttcgtgtagtcattctatataaGAACCTCTGAaatacaatccaaatagtctacaagaaaccacacagtaaggcttttattgtcagtatgcattttgggttaccaaaagtcctatggggagtttccatagggcattttacaaaacgcatgagcataccttggcaaattaTGGTCTATATTGATcatttgcacacagcttcacaagatctggtgctagggctcagatgtgtttctaagtcataaagtgacctagagggctgaaatgggTTCAGTTCAGAGgtgcttgttatccggcagacAGAAAAAgcaatattctagcctctgtagctcTGTGCCAGTACTTTATACAGCCATTCTTTCCTATGAAACTACAGGGTCTGAGCTTTCTAAAGAGATCAAGCATTGGATGGTAGGCCAAAAGAGGTGGGATCAGTGTCCTCTGAAGTAGGCATAGTGCAATTCCAGGGGAAATAAGACAAAAAAGGCCCGCTCCATAggaagttaaaacatttcaaattgaTTTTACAAATTAGTCTAGTCTAccctattttatataataatgttagtctgaaatagtgtgtgtctcaagcaagtttatttattacctGGTTTGGTATTCAAATATTCAAACTTATCCTTATTCTAATTTGGGCCATTTCATACTCCGTGGAAGCCTTGCACTATTGGCTATAATGTCATTTGCGCTTGTTTCGCTATGAAACGGCAAACGGCCATTTCCCCTCTTCGCGCGCCcttctcacctttttcacccctgaccAGTTTGCATGACTGACTGTGCATATCCTTATGTGAAATGTTGAATGTCAGATTCGGAATCCTAGGCTTTCAAGAAAGGATCCTAAATGATTGCCCTTTTATTACCTCACAGGGTAAACTATTATAACTGTTTTTTTATATAGCAATGTGTTGTCGGCATTATGTTATGAAGGCAAGAATGATCTAATGCATTATTTCTAAAAAATAACCCCCCCATCTATTGTGTCCTTTCTTAGAGTCGGGCTCCTATCTCGGCTAAGCTGGTGGCCAACATGCTGTCGGTGGCTGGAGCGGATCACATTATCACCATGGACCTTCACGCCTCACAGATACAGGTCAGTGTTTGGATGCTGAATGGTCAGAAGGTGGTGCTTTCATGTAACCTCCATGACGACACGTTAAGCACCCAAACTCTGTTTACATTTGGTTTTAAAATGCTTCCTGGGTGATTAAataacatacagtagagtacatttgagacagagacacaatgCTATTTACCTGTCTTATCACAAGTCTCCGAGCTTTACAGCTGGGACATTGCTGCCCACTTATGTTCAGATTTGTCACTGCCTTCGTCACTTTCACCAGAAGTGTCATTGCCAGTaggcattaacattaacactaCAAAAGACGTGGTGAAATGTGTCCCAAGCCATCAAGGAAAATGATTTGAGTGATTTGGATTAAAAAGGTGCCTTGATGGTCATTTACACTTATATTTAGTGCTGTCCACTTGTGATCTGATAGgccaacacacattttaaaaCCAAGTGTTGCAGTCTCTTGAGACAAATTCACTGTGTTCTGAATAAGATTTTTGAGTTTTGGGTCATTATGGTATTGATTCCCCCAAATAGTTTTAACTGCAGAATTTTACTTAACTAAATCAGAATGTACAGTAGAACCTGTTGCTAAATCTTGAAATAAAACCCTTTGTAAAGTTTCTTGTCTCTTCTTAGGGTTTCTTTGATATTGCGGTGGACAACCTCTATGCTGAACCTGCAGTGCTCCAGTGGATCCGTGAGAATATTCCAGAATGGAAGAACTGTATCATTGTGTCACCTGACGCAGGGGGAGCAAAGAGGTAGGTCTCTAGAAGCACGTCTGTAGACATTTGTCTGGGCCGGATCCCTTTTCAATAAAATTGAATGGATTTCACAAAAACGTAGTTCACAGTTCACACAAGGCTGTTATTTTCTCAAGGTCGAAGACGGTCAGTTGAAACTCTTTTGTATACTCGGGTAATAATGTAGCAAAGTGGCCACAGATAAGAGGGCACCTTGAGCCCGAGTGAAATGTGGTGAAATGTGTCGCAGGCATACAGATTTAGCCCCTCAATGGCTCTATTGTTAAATCCCTCTCCGGCGCTCATTGTATCAAATGACATACTTTTGAGACTTAATTTGCGTCACAAGTGTTCTGCTTGTGACATGAGCAAATCTTTCTTCTTTTTAGAGAGGCtgtgtttttctcctctttctacCACCTATGTGGTTTGAATTGCACTATTTCTCTTTCCTGTCTTGATGTCACTGATTCTCTTTTCTCCCATCTCAAGGGTGACCTCCATTGCCGACCGGTTGAATGTTGAGTTTGCACTCATCCACAAAGAGCGCAaaaaggcaaacgaggtggacCGCATGGTCTTGGTGGGAGATGTGAAGGACCGTGTGGCCATCTTGGTGGACGACATGGCAGACACCTGCGGAACGATCTGCCATGCAGCCGACAAGTGAGCGTTATACCCGACTATAACCCAAACACAATTACCCGTGCGTCCACTGCAGAGTGCACTATTCAGGGGCTTTTCACACCGAGAATTATGGATAGATACCAAGCACCTGTAAAATGCCACCTATGATGTTCTTAAAGGTCTTTATATCTGTCAAAATAAGACTTTAATACAGTTCAAATGATTACCGTTTATGGTAGCATATTTAGGTGTATCCATATTCTCCAGGCCATTTATATTCTTAGAGCTCAAGTTGAACAGGTGGCTTTCCTAAAGGTTTCCTAAAGGTTTCCTAAAGGTCACCATGTCTCTAAGTTTGAGCTTTTGACTTCCAATTGTGGAAATCCCAGTAGTCTCCATTTGTGGGTTAGTTTGTTCCAGTGTGAGCATGTAGAAGATCTCCACACGCCAGAGCAGGTCATTTAGGGACAACGGGAGTGGAGCTGGGGAGTGGACAGGCAGGTCAATTAAGAGGGGGAGTGGAGCTGTGAGCTGATCCTTTGCAGGCTGTTTACACAGCTCGCTAGTCCTAGCAGGTATAGCACGGTTTTGTAAACATTCTCCCTAAGAGTGGCTTTGGCATTGTCCTGTGTATAGATGGCCCTTTGTGATGAATGTCACTTCCCAGAAAGGACAGTCTGAGCTTATTTTTTCCTCCCAAGGCAGTCTTGTTATGGGAAATGTGGCACTGTAGGGATCACTCACTACATTGTTATTACCTACAGCAGTGgcccccaaactttttcttccgagggccagctcactatgcctggctgtaagagagggccagagactcggagtatatcaaccataaatagcttagtgctgtgaacaacagcagtctgccttagttgaatattccattacatttaatcataggctactgcaatttaataccattgctagctgtgtttatgttgccaccatgccatatcagtgtaaaatgtagctcaaatgaaataatactaataaaaagactctgtttctttgcatacatggctcaagttgtgaacaagcaatatcctacaaataatttaaagttatcaaACTATGACAGTTTTATGAAGGGCTGGCAAACAcctctgaaatgaccaccattctaactttcacttacctgatgagaactttgaacTCTGTACATTTGAacgtgtgaataaaaaatagaaataattatcccagaaagtcccagaaatatgacttgaatagaagttagttagttattaacaaataattgataaacgtttagaatactttgagcactgatgcagtcagcataggcctcttacattgtttgcaggtaggcctacatatttcattccgttttcgatggcgaACGCGAAAcggcgccaaaacaaccaccagtgggcaaaaggagtattacatgtgtactgttaagacttgccatagagaatgaatggagaaattacggaggttctagtttgacgatgtcgtacttctatgcgggccagatgctatataccacggacatgttttggggggccacccaaaatgagttggcgggccgtagtttggggaccactgacctacagtgtggtcagtgtgtgttgttttgggaTGGGTATTGGGGATGGGACCAGTGCTAAGGTGTTAAAGGTTTGGGACTGGTTAGTACATAAATATCGGTTAGCTTCTGGACCAACGGTGCTGCTATCGGTATTTATGTGAAGTTACAAGTGTCCtgcttttatttttatgtagagAAGTATCGATAAGAGTAACAATAAGAACTGGTATTTTAGCTGTATTGATATTGTATCACTAAAATGCCCACCCCTAGTTCTGAGAGATATGGTTATGCTTGTTGTACATGGCCTTAACACCAAAGGAGCAACTCTGGCCTTTTCTCAAATCTTACTAACCTCTCAATgtcagtgattttttttctgttcttgcTATTCCCAAAACATATTCATTGTGAAATGTAGTAAGTGAATGACTCACTGTTGTTATTAGGACTCGGCGTGTGTTTTATTATGTTGTGTGTTGCAAAGGTTGATCTCCGCTGGAGCAATAAAGGTGTATGCCATCCTCACGCATGGAATCTTCTCTGGTCCTGCCATCTCGCGCATCAACAACGCTCCCTTTGAGGCTGTAGTGGTCACCAACACCATCCCCCAGGAAGAGAAGATGAAGCAATGTCCGAAAATACAGgtactgaatacacacacacacaggcatgattGCATACTGCTgagatctgacacacacacacacacaggcatgattGCATACTGCTgagatctgacacacacacacaggcatgattGCATACTGCTgagatctgacacacacacacaggcatgattGCATACTGCTtagatctgacacacacacacacacacagactcagactgGTATGACCACACAAGTATTAAGACCGTGTTGAAAGCAAACAAGCTATATTTATTGTGAAAGTGACCTGAACTTGACACAAACTTGAATCAAACAGAGGTCAGCCCAGAGAAATAGACTCCTTAGTGCTGGTTAGCCCTGTAGACTCACGACCGGCATTACTCAATTAGTTGCATACATGCAGATTCATGTGACCCAGGCACTAATAGGACGGGTGTGATGTCTGCTCCATCCTACTGCAGGTCATCGACATCTCTATGATCCTGGCTGAGGCCATCCGGCGGACCCACAATGGGGAGTCAGTATCCTATCTCTTCAGTCATGTGCCCCTGTGAAGTGCTCACTCCCGGGCAAGGCTTTTTGCACCTCTCGTCCCCGCCAGCCAGTCAATGCTCTgctcctgccacacacacacacacacacacacacacacacacacacacaaccatgccctTGTGAGGCCACCAGCAAGTGGTTGCAAGTCATTTCTACATTCCTTTTGTCATTCCCCCCACAATGCAGAGCACCACCTGGACaatctgtgtttttcttttttgtttaatttatgTATACATTATGGTTTTTTTCACTGGCCCAGAGATCTTGTAGTTGCCTTTACCAAAGATCTTGTTGCCTAAccatttctttgttttgtttcttttgcctcatttgcattttttaaaaactaCAAATGAAGCTCTTGTCATCCGTTGTCTGCACAGTTGTAGTTTATTAACTGCGCCTCCTGATGATGTGATGTTGACTGTGATGGTCCCCTGTGTTGCACCTCTTGTTCCTTTCTTGTAAGTCTTAATGGGTACACTAGTGAGGTATTCCAGTTAATCTGTGGACCTCTTCACGATCTGGAATAAATTCCCTCAGACACTGGGAAAGGCCATGTGTCCCATGCTTTAAGCCAGTAGTTGACTTTTTTCCATCCGCACTTCCAGTGTCTTATGGTTGTGGCTTATGCAAGGTCATTGGTTTCAAACTCACTCTTCAATTATGATGTTATAGCTGGTTGTAGCAATCAGAACAGTGTTAACACATTAACTCCTTTTGTGCTATGATCCATTGTAGCCATAGTCTTGATTTCCTGATGGAATTCTGTAATGTACTGATTGACATAGAGTTTAAAtacccatgtttttttttttttgttttttttttattcctgccATATGTATTGTTTGTTTTGGGCACCCTTGTCAATAGATGAGAAATGTGTCCGGCTTAAAAATCAGTTGACCTGTAACTCATTCCCATGCACATACTGACACTGGTAACATACCTGACCTCGTTCTTTGAAATCACCCCATGTGATCATTTCATTGTTGCACCTTAACACAAATGTATAgtcaccccaccccccagccTGTTTCTGGCGCCATGTAAAGGCACTTTTGTTGACTCTGATGCCCAGTCGGCCTTGTCTTCCCCCATCCTGCTGTGCTGCACATGACTCTATCTAGCCTTACTGCTCATTCATTGGGATTTATAGATTTACCAAATAGGTACAAGTCAGCCAACTATGCCTTTGTGTCCTGAGGGTGTACCCTTGTACCACCGTTGAATATGTAATGCGACAGAAATTATGCTGATCAGTAGTATACCATGGACGTTAATCTTGACCTTTATTAAAAACCCCCAGATGTACAATTCTAGGGGAAGGCTGGGTATCACTGTCTTTCAAAGGAAGTGCACAAGACCTTTGACTGTTATGAATAGTCAAGTGTTGACTAGCAAAAACCTCAAACCAAAATGACACCTCCTAGGTTTACTAAATCCGCTCTGTTATGATTGCATGTTCGCTTTGCCCTTGAATCGATCCTGAAAACCCCAACTCTCACTTTGAGCTCTTTTGTGGAGGTCTAATTGGATCATCCATATTTACACTCCTAGGGCTGGTCTCTGACTAAGCCCTAGTGCTGGACTGGAAGAGAACTTCAGTCGAATATTTAAGTTTTTCCATTGACAAAAAGGTTGTAGTCTAGGACTAGACTTAATTAATTTACAGGAAACCGGCTCCTAGTTGCTCAAAGTAAAACGGCCTCTTGAGCAGTTAACCCTGAAACTTTTCCTTTAGTTCACACTGCAGCAGCAAACTTTGTTCCCTTGGggaatggcacacacacacacaccttgacacCTTTTGGACCAGTATATAGAGTTCACCTCTTTAAAATGACCTCTACCCCTGACCCTAATACAGGGGTTGTATTGCTTTATCTCTGTCAATCTGTAATGACCATTCCAAATGTTTGAGTCTTTTTAGACTCTTGTCCACTAGTGTTGAACACTCGGACATCAACTGAAGTCCAACGAGAGTCACAGAGAGGCTGTTGTAACAGGCAGTTCATTAGATCATTATCCTCTTGTAAAGATTATTTTTGTGTATTGGGCTCAACAGCTGTGGGGAGAGCATGCAGAAATTAGTGATGGGCAattgaagctttggtgaaccactaaaccacagcagtgtgaagctagcaatactaatgaaaaaatccaatatggctgccacatgtagatttttttcaacataaaagtccttacccaaaccagtatatgtaaccaaaaatattggtttgctaaggacttttatgttgaaaaatgtatgtcgcggccatctttttgcttttcagctagtgtcgctaggttcacactgctgtggttcagtggtagcctagaaatctagacacgcccctagttcagtggttcaccaaagcttcatttgcccatcactagcaGAAATACAGTTACCATATTTTTATGCGGTTAGTGTTCTTTATCTGACAATGAAATAAAGTGCTGTCGGTGACTTACAAGATATGGGTggttttaaattaatttagcAAATATGCATGGGTCCCCAGTGGAGAGTTATTGCTGTTACTATGTTAACAGCAAGCAACAAAATGCATGAAGCTGAACAGTGTTTCATCTAATGAGGGTAGTTAATTTGCAGATTGTCCTATG encodes the following:
- the LOC125310889 gene encoding ribose-phosphate pyrophosphokinase 2, which gives rise to MPNIVLFSGSSHHDLSQRVADRLGLELGKVTTKKFSNQETCVEIGESVRGEDVYIVQSGCGEINDNLMELLIMINACKIASSSRVTAVIPCFPYARQDKKDKSRAPISAKLVANMLSVAGADHIITMDLHASQIQGFFDIAVDNLYAEPAVLQWIRENIPEWKNCIIVSPDAGGAKRVTSIADRLNVEFALIHKERKKANEVDRMVLVGDVKDRVAILVDDMADTCGTICHAADKLISAGAIKVYAILTHGIFSGPAISRINNAPFEAVVVTNTIPQEEKMKQCPKIQVIDISMILAEAIRRTHNGESVSYLFSHVPL